In Zingiber officinale cultivar Zhangliang chromosome 6A, Zo_v1.1, whole genome shotgun sequence, a single genomic region encodes these proteins:
- the LOC121995898 gene encoding protein MET1, chloroplastic-like, with amino-acid sequence MAIVAPAANPFLCSSPSLSTPHPSRRFALQCLPSRTSHKPLLSKRSIRAPRASPSSSSSATEESQPPKSKAAEEGDRYEVELEKPYGLKFMKGSDRGTYIDAIAPGSNADRSGKFTVGDKVIATSAVFGTEIWPAAEYGRTMYTIRQRIGPLLMKMEKRYGELPGAADLTEKEIIRAERNSGVVSDRVREIQMQNYLRKQQQKEQRQNDLREGLKLYRSGKYEDALEKFESILGSRPEPDEISVASYNVACCYSKLNQVQAALSALEDAMKAGYEDFKTIRNDPDLAQARASEEFEPLLKKFDESFINESAINAIKSIFGFNKK; translated from the exons ATGGCCATCGTTGCTCCTGCTGCAAATCCCTTTCTCTGCTCCTCCCCCTCCCTCTCCACTCCGCATCCCAGCCGGCGATTCGCCCTCCAGTGTCTCCCCAGTCGCACCTCTCACAAGCCCTTACTCTCGAAGCGCTCGATCCGTGCCCCTAGGGCTTcaccttcctcctcttcttccgcaACGGAGGAGTCGCAGCCGCCGAAATCGAAGGCCGCGGAGGAGGGCGACCGGTACGAGGTGGAGCTGGAGAAGCCGTACGGGCTCAAGTTCATGAAAGGCAGCGACAGGGGGACCTACATCGACGCGATCGCGCCCGGTAGCAACGCCGACAGGTCGGGCAAGTTCACCGTCGGAGATAAAGTGATCGCTACAAG TGCTGTTTTTGGAACAGAAATTTGGCCAGCTGCTGAGTATGGTAGAACAATGTATACAATTCGTCAAAGAATTGGTCCTTTGCTCATGAAAATGGAAAAGAGATATG gagagttacctggtGCTGCTGACTTAACTGAGAAAGAAATTATACGAGCCGAGAGGAACTCTGGTGTCGTCAGTGACCGAGTGAGGGAAATCCAA ATGCAAAACTACTTGCGCAAGCAGCAACAGAAAGAACAAAGGCAAAATGATCTTCGCGAAGGATTAAAGCTTTATAG GAGCGGGAAATACGAAGATGCTTTGGAAAAGTTTGAATCTATACTAGGCTCAAGACCTGAACCAGATGAGATTTCAGTGGCAAGTTACAATGTAGCATGTTGTTATTCCAAGCTTAATCAG GTACAAGCTGCGCTCTCTGCTTTAGAAGATGCAATGAAAGCAGGATATGAGGATTTCAAG ACTATTCGCAATGATCCTGACCTTGCTCAGGCACGAGCTTCAGAAGAATTTGAGCCTCTATTGAAGAAATTTGATGAGTCCTTCATCAATGAGAGTGCCATAAATGCTATCAAGTCTATCTTTGGATTCAACAAAAAATAG